CGTCCAACGTGTTCGATCCGACCGGTACCTACCCGGACCCGCCATTCCCCGATGCCGTGCGGCCTGCTCCGCGCACCGAAGGCCCGGACGGCCGTGCCGAGGGTGGCCTCGATATCACCTTTCCACCATAGGAGCGCCGCATGCGCGTCTACCCCAAGCCCGGGATGCGGGTCCGTGATCCCGTGAAGCGTGACTATCTGCCCGACGATGGCCGCGATGTCGACGATGCCGATCTTTACTGGCTACGCCGGTTGGCGGACGGCGACGTCGTCGACGTGGCACCCAAGGGCGCCGGCGCATCGCGCGCGCGGAACGCTGTTTCGACC
This window of the Luteibacter aegosomatis genome carries:
- a CDS encoding DUF2635 domain-containing protein, which translates into the protein MRVYPKPGMRVRDPVKRDYLPDDGRDVDDADLYWLRRLADGDVVDVAPKGAGASRARNAVSTDLTNDGSQTA